In Phacochoerus africanus isolate WHEZ1 chromosome 1, ROS_Pafr_v1, whole genome shotgun sequence, the following are encoded in one genomic region:
- the LMBRD2 gene encoding G-protein coupled receptor-associated protein LMBRD2 isoform X6: MSGAALGLEIVFVFFLALFLLHRYGDFKKQHRLVIVGTLLAWYLCFLIVFILPLDVSTTIYNRCKHAAANSSPPESSNVTGLYAAATPVPSQRPCFKPWSYIPDGIMPIFWRVVYWTSQFLTWILLPFMQSYARSGGFSITGKIKTALIENAIYYGTYLLIFGAFLIYVAVNPHLHLEWNQLQTIGIAAANTWGLFLLVLLLGYGLVEIPRSYWNGAKRGYLLMKTYFKAAKLMTEKADAEETLEDVMEEVRKVNESIKYNHPLRKCVDTILKKCPVEYQEKMGRNMDDYEDFDEKHNTYPSEKSLVKLHKQVIYSVQRHRRTQVQWQILLEQAFYLEDVAKNETSATCQFVHTFQSPEPENRFIQYLYNPTVEWYWECLLRPWFYRILAVVLSIFSVIVVWSECTFFSTTPVLSLFAVFIQLAEKTYNYIYIEIACFLSIFFLSICVYSTVFRIRVFNYYYLASHHQTDAYSLLFSGMLFCRLTPPLCLNFLGLTHMDSSISHKNTQPTAYTSIMGSMKVLSFIADGFYIYYPMLVVILCIATYFSLGTRCLNLLGFQQFMGDNDMTSDLVDEGKELIRREKRKRQRQEEGENRRREWKERYGHSREDSTRNRNVHVDPKESNFSDISTNRSASKYTRANNRTERDRIELLQDAEPLDFNAETFTDDPLESESERSCF, translated from the exons ATGAGTGGTGCAGCTTTGGGACTCGagattgtttttgtcttttttctggcATTATTCTTGCTACATCGATATGGAGACTTTAAGAAACAGCATAGACTTGTAATTGTGGGAACACTGCTAGCTTGGTACCTCTGCTTTCTCATTGTCTTCATACTGCCTCTGGATGTTAGTACG ACAATATACAACAGGTGTAAACATGCTGCTGCAAACTCAAGCCCTCCTGAAAGTAGCAATGTTACAGGATTGTATGCTGCTGCCACCCCGGTTCCAAG CCAGCGTCCGTGTTTCAAGCCATGGAGTTACATTCCTGATGGAATCATGCCAATTTTTTGGAGGGTAGTATATTGGACATCACAGTTTTTAACATG GATTCTGTTACCTTTTATGCAGTCATATGCAAGATCAGGAGGGTTTTCTATCACTGGAAAGATCAAAACTGCACTGATTGAGAATGCAATCTATTATGGCACCTACTTGCTGATTTTTGgagcatttttaatttatgtagCTGTAAACCCACACTTGCACTTAGAATG GAACCAGCTTCAGACAATTGGGATAGCTGCCGCAAATACCTGGGGTCTGTTTCTGCTTGTGTTGTTGTTGGGGTATGGCTTGGTAGAAATTCCTCGGTCATACTGGAATGGAGCAAAAAGAGGTTATCTACtaatgaaaacttattttaagGCAGCTAAATTGATGACAGAGAAAGCAGATGCAGAAGAGACTTTAGAAGATGTCATGGAG GAGGTTCGTAAAGTAAATGAGAGCATCAAGTATAACCACCCACTGAGAAAATGTGTTGACACAATACttaaaaag TGCCCTGTAGAGTATCAGGAAAAAATGGGTAGGAACATGGATGATTATGAAGATTTTGATGAAAAGCATAATACCTATCCAAGTGAAAAAAGTCTGGTAAAACTACATAAACAG gtgATTTATTCAGTTCAGAGACATCGTCGAACTCAAGTACAATGGCAAATTCTTTTGGAACAAGCGTTTTATCTAGAAGATGttgcaaaaaatgaaactagTGCTACTTGTCAGTTTGTTCATACCTTTCAATCACCAGAGCCAGAAAATAGATTTATTCAATATCTTTATAATCCTACAGTTG aGTGGTACTGGGAATGTCTTTTGCGACCGTGGTTTTATAGGATACTTGCTGTGGTATTGTCCATCTTCTCCGTGATTGTTGTGTGGTCAGAGTGCACATTCTTTAGCACGACACCTGTCTTATCCCTCTTTGCAGTCTTCATACAGCTGGCTGAAAAAACATACAACTATATTTATATAGAG attGCTTGCTTCCTTTCCATCTTCTTCCTGAGCATCTGTGTTTATTCTACTGTGTTCAGGATTCGTGTATTTAACTATTATTACTTGGCTTCACATCACCAGACTGATGCTTACAGCCTTCTTTTCAGTGGCAT GTTATTTTGCCGTTTGACTCCTCCTTTATGTCTTAATTTCTTGGGACTGACCCATATGGATTCATCCATCTCTCACAAGAATACACAGCCAACTGCTTATACGTCT ATTATGGGTTCCATGAAAGTTTTATCCTTTATTGCAGATGGGTTCTATATATATTATCCTATGTTGGTGGTAATTCTCTGCATTGCTACTTATTTTAG CTTGGGAACTCGTTGTTTGAATCTACTTGGTTTCCAGCAGTTCATGGGAGATAATGATATGACATCAGACTTAGTTgatgaaggaaaagaattaaTCAGACGAG agaagagaaaaaggcaacGGCAAGAAGAAGGTGAAAATCGAAGAAGA GAATGGAAAGAACGTTATGGTCACAGTAGAGAAGATTCCACTAGAAACAGGAATGTTCATGTTGACCCAAAAGAATCAAACTTCTCAGATATTAGTACCAACAGAT cAGCATCCAAATATACTAGGGCTAATAATAGGACTGAAAGGGACCGAATAGAACTTCTCCAAGATGCAGAACCTTTGGATTTTAATGCAGAAACATTCACTGATGATCCTCTTGAATCTGAATCAGAAAG
- the LMBRD2 gene encoding G-protein coupled receptor-associated protein LMBRD2 isoform X1 has product MSGAALGLEIVFVFFLALFLLHRYGDFKKQHRLVIVGTLLAWYLCFLIVFILPLDVSTTIYNRCKHAAANSSPPESSNVTGLYAAATPVPSQRPCFKPWSYIPDGIMPIFWRVVYWTSQFLTWILLPFMQSYARSGGFSITGKIKTALIENAIYYGTYLLIFGAFLIYVAVNPHLHLEWNQLQTIGIAAANTWGLFLLVLLLGYGLVEIPRSYWNGAKRGYLLMKTYFKAAKLMTEKADAEETLEDVMEEVRKVNESIKYNHPLRKCVDTILKKCPVEYQEKMGRNMDDYEDFDEKHNTYPSEKSLVKLHKQVIYSVQRHRRTQVQWQILLEQAFYLEDVAKNETSATCQFVHTFQSPEPENRFIQYLYNPTVEWYWECLLRPWFYRILAVVLSIFSVIVVWSECTFFSTTPVLSLFAVFIQLAEKTYNYIYIEIACFLSIFFLSICVYSTVFRIRVFNYYYLASHHQTDAYSLLFSGMLFCRLTPPLCLNFLGLTHMDSSISHKNTQPTAYTSIMGSMKVLSFIADGFYIYYPMLVVILCIATYFSLGTRCLNLLGFQQFMGDNDMTSDLVDEGKELIRREKRKRQRQEEGENRRREWKERYGHSREDSTRNRNVHVDPKESNFSDISTNRSASKYTRANNRTERDRIELLQDAEPLDFNAETFTDDPLESESERFSLHFQIRIWKNLQSATYKEVSIFGLIYA; this is encoded by the exons ATGAGTGGTGCAGCTTTGGGACTCGagattgtttttgtcttttttctggcATTATTCTTGCTACATCGATATGGAGACTTTAAGAAACAGCATAGACTTGTAATTGTGGGAACACTGCTAGCTTGGTACCTCTGCTTTCTCATTGTCTTCATACTGCCTCTGGATGTTAGTACG ACAATATACAACAGGTGTAAACATGCTGCTGCAAACTCAAGCCCTCCTGAAAGTAGCAATGTTACAGGATTGTATGCTGCTGCCACCCCGGTTCCAAG CCAGCGTCCGTGTTTCAAGCCATGGAGTTACATTCCTGATGGAATCATGCCAATTTTTTGGAGGGTAGTATATTGGACATCACAGTTTTTAACATG GATTCTGTTACCTTTTATGCAGTCATATGCAAGATCAGGAGGGTTTTCTATCACTGGAAAGATCAAAACTGCACTGATTGAGAATGCAATCTATTATGGCACCTACTTGCTGATTTTTGgagcatttttaatttatgtagCTGTAAACCCACACTTGCACTTAGAATG GAACCAGCTTCAGACAATTGGGATAGCTGCCGCAAATACCTGGGGTCTGTTTCTGCTTGTGTTGTTGTTGGGGTATGGCTTGGTAGAAATTCCTCGGTCATACTGGAATGGAGCAAAAAGAGGTTATCTACtaatgaaaacttattttaagGCAGCTAAATTGATGACAGAGAAAGCAGATGCAGAAGAGACTTTAGAAGATGTCATGGAG GAGGTTCGTAAAGTAAATGAGAGCATCAAGTATAACCACCCACTGAGAAAATGTGTTGACACAATACttaaaaag TGCCCTGTAGAGTATCAGGAAAAAATGGGTAGGAACATGGATGATTATGAAGATTTTGATGAAAAGCATAATACCTATCCAAGTGAAAAAAGTCTGGTAAAACTACATAAACAG gtgATTTATTCAGTTCAGAGACATCGTCGAACTCAAGTACAATGGCAAATTCTTTTGGAACAAGCGTTTTATCTAGAAGATGttgcaaaaaatgaaactagTGCTACTTGTCAGTTTGTTCATACCTTTCAATCACCAGAGCCAGAAAATAGATTTATTCAATATCTTTATAATCCTACAGTTG aGTGGTACTGGGAATGTCTTTTGCGACCGTGGTTTTATAGGATACTTGCTGTGGTATTGTCCATCTTCTCCGTGATTGTTGTGTGGTCAGAGTGCACATTCTTTAGCACGACACCTGTCTTATCCCTCTTTGCAGTCTTCATACAGCTGGCTGAAAAAACATACAACTATATTTATATAGAG attGCTTGCTTCCTTTCCATCTTCTTCCTGAGCATCTGTGTTTATTCTACTGTGTTCAGGATTCGTGTATTTAACTATTATTACTTGGCTTCACATCACCAGACTGATGCTTACAGCCTTCTTTTCAGTGGCAT GTTATTTTGCCGTTTGACTCCTCCTTTATGTCTTAATTTCTTGGGACTGACCCATATGGATTCATCCATCTCTCACAAGAATACACAGCCAACTGCTTATACGTCT ATTATGGGTTCCATGAAAGTTTTATCCTTTATTGCAGATGGGTTCTATATATATTATCCTATGTTGGTGGTAATTCTCTGCATTGCTACTTATTTTAG CTTGGGAACTCGTTGTTTGAATCTACTTGGTTTCCAGCAGTTCATGGGAGATAATGATATGACATCAGACTTAGTTgatgaaggaaaagaattaaTCAGACGAG agaagagaaaaaggcaacGGCAAGAAGAAGGTGAAAATCGAAGAAGA GAATGGAAAGAACGTTATGGTCACAGTAGAGAAGATTCCACTAGAAACAGGAATGTTCATGTTGACCCAAAAGAATCAAACTTCTCAGATATTAGTACCAACAGAT cAGCATCCAAATATACTAGGGCTAATAATAGGACTGAAAGGGACCGAATAGAACTTCTCCAAGATGCAGAACCTTTGGATTTTAATGCAGAAACATTCACTGATGATCCTCTTGAATCTGAATCAGAAAG
- the LMBRD2 gene encoding G-protein coupled receptor-associated protein LMBRD2 isoform X5 yields the protein MSGAALGLEIVFVFFLALFLLHRYGDFKKQHRLVIVGTLLAWYLCFLIVFILPLDVSTTIYNRCKHAAANSSPPESSNVTGLYAAATPVPSQRPCFKPWSYIPDGIMPIFWRVVYWTSQFLTWILLPFMQSYARSGGFSITGKIKTALIENAIYYGTYLLIFGAFLIYVAVNPHLHLEWNQLQTIGIAAANTWGLFLLVLLLGYGLVEIPRSYWNGAKRGYLLMKTYFKAAKLMTEKADAEETLEDVMEEVRKVNESIKYNHPLRKCVDTILKKCPVEYQEKMGRNMDDYEDFDEKHNTYPSEKSLVKLHKQVIYSVQRHRRTQVQWQILLEQAFYLEDVAKNETSATCQFVHTFQSPEPENRFIQYLYNPTVEWYWECLLRPWFYRILAVVLSIFSVIVVWSECTFFSTTPVLSLFAVFIQLAEKTYNYIYIEIACFLSIFFLSICVYSTVFRIRVFNYYYLASHHQTDAYSLLFSGMLFCRLTPPLCLNFLGLTHMDSSISHKNTQPTAYTSIMGSMKVLSFIADGFYIYYPMLVVILCIATYFSLGTRCLNLLGFQQFMGDNDMTSDLVDEGKELIRREKRKRQRQEEGENRRREWKERYGHSREDSTRNRNVHVDPKESNFSDISTNRSSKYTRANNRTERDRIELLQDAEPLDFNAETFTDDPLESESERYQPDGRYLSMSRTRIFDDV from the exons ATGAGTGGTGCAGCTTTGGGACTCGagattgtttttgtcttttttctggcATTATTCTTGCTACATCGATATGGAGACTTTAAGAAACAGCATAGACTTGTAATTGTGGGAACACTGCTAGCTTGGTACCTCTGCTTTCTCATTGTCTTCATACTGCCTCTGGATGTTAGTACG ACAATATACAACAGGTGTAAACATGCTGCTGCAAACTCAAGCCCTCCTGAAAGTAGCAATGTTACAGGATTGTATGCTGCTGCCACCCCGGTTCCAAG CCAGCGTCCGTGTTTCAAGCCATGGAGTTACATTCCTGATGGAATCATGCCAATTTTTTGGAGGGTAGTATATTGGACATCACAGTTTTTAACATG GATTCTGTTACCTTTTATGCAGTCATATGCAAGATCAGGAGGGTTTTCTATCACTGGAAAGATCAAAACTGCACTGATTGAGAATGCAATCTATTATGGCACCTACTTGCTGATTTTTGgagcatttttaatttatgtagCTGTAAACCCACACTTGCACTTAGAATG GAACCAGCTTCAGACAATTGGGATAGCTGCCGCAAATACCTGGGGTCTGTTTCTGCTTGTGTTGTTGTTGGGGTATGGCTTGGTAGAAATTCCTCGGTCATACTGGAATGGAGCAAAAAGAGGTTATCTACtaatgaaaacttattttaagGCAGCTAAATTGATGACAGAGAAAGCAGATGCAGAAGAGACTTTAGAAGATGTCATGGAG GAGGTTCGTAAAGTAAATGAGAGCATCAAGTATAACCACCCACTGAGAAAATGTGTTGACACAATACttaaaaag TGCCCTGTAGAGTATCAGGAAAAAATGGGTAGGAACATGGATGATTATGAAGATTTTGATGAAAAGCATAATACCTATCCAAGTGAAAAAAGTCTGGTAAAACTACATAAACAG gtgATTTATTCAGTTCAGAGACATCGTCGAACTCAAGTACAATGGCAAATTCTTTTGGAACAAGCGTTTTATCTAGAAGATGttgcaaaaaatgaaactagTGCTACTTGTCAGTTTGTTCATACCTTTCAATCACCAGAGCCAGAAAATAGATTTATTCAATATCTTTATAATCCTACAGTTG aGTGGTACTGGGAATGTCTTTTGCGACCGTGGTTTTATAGGATACTTGCTGTGGTATTGTCCATCTTCTCCGTGATTGTTGTGTGGTCAGAGTGCACATTCTTTAGCACGACACCTGTCTTATCCCTCTTTGCAGTCTTCATACAGCTGGCTGAAAAAACATACAACTATATTTATATAGAG attGCTTGCTTCCTTTCCATCTTCTTCCTGAGCATCTGTGTTTATTCTACTGTGTTCAGGATTCGTGTATTTAACTATTATTACTTGGCTTCACATCACCAGACTGATGCTTACAGCCTTCTTTTCAGTGGCAT GTTATTTTGCCGTTTGACTCCTCCTTTATGTCTTAATTTCTTGGGACTGACCCATATGGATTCATCCATCTCTCACAAGAATACACAGCCAACTGCTTATACGTCT ATTATGGGTTCCATGAAAGTTTTATCCTTTATTGCAGATGGGTTCTATATATATTATCCTATGTTGGTGGTAATTCTCTGCATTGCTACTTATTTTAG CTTGGGAACTCGTTGTTTGAATCTACTTGGTTTCCAGCAGTTCATGGGAGATAATGATATGACATCAGACTTAGTTgatgaaggaaaagaattaaTCAGACGAG agaagagaaaaaggcaacGGCAAGAAGAAGGTGAAAATCGAAGAAGA GAATGGAAAGAACGTTATGGTCACAGTAGAGAAGATTCCACTAGAAACAGGAATGTTCATGTTGACCCAAAAGAATCAAACTTCTCAGATATTAGTACCAACAGAT CATCCAAATATACTAGGGCTAATAATAGGACTGAAAGGGACCGAATAGAACTTCTCCAAGATGCAGAACCTTTGGATTTTAATGCAGAAACATTCACTGATGATCCTCTTGAATCTGAATCAGAAAG
- the LMBRD2 gene encoding G-protein coupled receptor-associated protein LMBRD2 isoform X4, with amino-acid sequence MSGAALGLEIVFVFFLALFLLHRYGDFKKQHRLVIVGTLLAWYLCFLIVFILPLDVSTTIYNRCKHAAANSSPPESSNVTGLYAAATPVPSQRPCFKPWSYIPDGIMPIFWRVVYWTSQFLTWILLPFMQSYARSGGFSITGKIKTALIENAIYYGTYLLIFGAFLIYVAVNPHLHLEWNQLQTIGIAAANTWGLFLLVLLLGYGLVEIPRSYWNGAKRGYLLMKTYFKAAKLMTEKADAEETLEDVMEEVRKVNESIKYNHPLRKCVDTILKKCPVEYQEKMGRNMDDYEDFDEKHNTYPSEKSLVKLHKQVIYSVQRHRRTQVQWQILLEQAFYLEDVAKNETSATCQFVHTFQSPEPENRFIQYLYNPTVEWYWECLLRPWFYRILAVVLSIFSVIVVWSECTFFSTTPVLSLFAVFIQLAEKTYNYIYIEIACFLSIFFLSICVYSTVFRIRVFNYYYLASHHQTDAYSLLFSGMLFCRLTPPLCLNFLGLTHMDSSISHKNTQPTAYTSIMGSMKVLSFIADGFYIYYPMLVVILCIATYFSLGTRCLNLLGFQQFMGDNDMTSDLVDEGKELIRREKRKRQRQEEGENRRREWKERYGHSREDSTRNRNVHVDPKESNFSDISTNRSASKYTRANNRTERDRIELLQDAEPLDFNAETFTDDPLESESERYQPDGRYLSMSRTRIFDDV; translated from the exons ATGAGTGGTGCAGCTTTGGGACTCGagattgtttttgtcttttttctggcATTATTCTTGCTACATCGATATGGAGACTTTAAGAAACAGCATAGACTTGTAATTGTGGGAACACTGCTAGCTTGGTACCTCTGCTTTCTCATTGTCTTCATACTGCCTCTGGATGTTAGTACG ACAATATACAACAGGTGTAAACATGCTGCTGCAAACTCAAGCCCTCCTGAAAGTAGCAATGTTACAGGATTGTATGCTGCTGCCACCCCGGTTCCAAG CCAGCGTCCGTGTTTCAAGCCATGGAGTTACATTCCTGATGGAATCATGCCAATTTTTTGGAGGGTAGTATATTGGACATCACAGTTTTTAACATG GATTCTGTTACCTTTTATGCAGTCATATGCAAGATCAGGAGGGTTTTCTATCACTGGAAAGATCAAAACTGCACTGATTGAGAATGCAATCTATTATGGCACCTACTTGCTGATTTTTGgagcatttttaatttatgtagCTGTAAACCCACACTTGCACTTAGAATG GAACCAGCTTCAGACAATTGGGATAGCTGCCGCAAATACCTGGGGTCTGTTTCTGCTTGTGTTGTTGTTGGGGTATGGCTTGGTAGAAATTCCTCGGTCATACTGGAATGGAGCAAAAAGAGGTTATCTACtaatgaaaacttattttaagGCAGCTAAATTGATGACAGAGAAAGCAGATGCAGAAGAGACTTTAGAAGATGTCATGGAG GAGGTTCGTAAAGTAAATGAGAGCATCAAGTATAACCACCCACTGAGAAAATGTGTTGACACAATACttaaaaag TGCCCTGTAGAGTATCAGGAAAAAATGGGTAGGAACATGGATGATTATGAAGATTTTGATGAAAAGCATAATACCTATCCAAGTGAAAAAAGTCTGGTAAAACTACATAAACAG gtgATTTATTCAGTTCAGAGACATCGTCGAACTCAAGTACAATGGCAAATTCTTTTGGAACAAGCGTTTTATCTAGAAGATGttgcaaaaaatgaaactagTGCTACTTGTCAGTTTGTTCATACCTTTCAATCACCAGAGCCAGAAAATAGATTTATTCAATATCTTTATAATCCTACAGTTG aGTGGTACTGGGAATGTCTTTTGCGACCGTGGTTTTATAGGATACTTGCTGTGGTATTGTCCATCTTCTCCGTGATTGTTGTGTGGTCAGAGTGCACATTCTTTAGCACGACACCTGTCTTATCCCTCTTTGCAGTCTTCATACAGCTGGCTGAAAAAACATACAACTATATTTATATAGAG attGCTTGCTTCCTTTCCATCTTCTTCCTGAGCATCTGTGTTTATTCTACTGTGTTCAGGATTCGTGTATTTAACTATTATTACTTGGCTTCACATCACCAGACTGATGCTTACAGCCTTCTTTTCAGTGGCAT GTTATTTTGCCGTTTGACTCCTCCTTTATGTCTTAATTTCTTGGGACTGACCCATATGGATTCATCCATCTCTCACAAGAATACACAGCCAACTGCTTATACGTCT ATTATGGGTTCCATGAAAGTTTTATCCTTTATTGCAGATGGGTTCTATATATATTATCCTATGTTGGTGGTAATTCTCTGCATTGCTACTTATTTTAG CTTGGGAACTCGTTGTTTGAATCTACTTGGTTTCCAGCAGTTCATGGGAGATAATGATATGACATCAGACTTAGTTgatgaaggaaaagaattaaTCAGACGAG agaagagaaaaaggcaacGGCAAGAAGAAGGTGAAAATCGAAGAAGA GAATGGAAAGAACGTTATGGTCACAGTAGAGAAGATTCCACTAGAAACAGGAATGTTCATGTTGACCCAAAAGAATCAAACTTCTCAGATATTAGTACCAACAGAT cAGCATCCAAATATACTAGGGCTAATAATAGGACTGAAAGGGACCGAATAGAACTTCTCCAAGATGCAGAACCTTTGGATTTTAATGCAGAAACATTCACTGATGATCCTCTTGAATCTGAATCAGAAAG
- the LMBRD2 gene encoding G-protein coupled receptor-associated protein LMBRD2 isoform X7: MSGAALGLEIVFVFFLALFLLHRYGDFKKQHRLVIVGTLLAWYLCFLIVFILPLDVSTTIYNRCKHAAANSSPPESSNVTGLYAAATPVPSQRPCFKPWSYIPDGIMPIFWRVVYWTSQFLTWILLPFMQSYARSGGFSITGKIKTALIENAIYYGTYLLIFGAFLIYVAVNPHLHLEWNQLQTIGIAAANTWGLFLLVLLLGYGLVEIPRSYWNGAKRGYLLMKTYFKAAKLMTEKADAEETLEDVMEEVRKVNESIKYNHPLRKCVDTILKKCPVEYQEKMGRNMDDYEDFDEKHNTYPSEKSLVKLHKQVIYSVQRHRRTQVQWQILLEQAFYLEDVAKNETSATCQFVHTFQSPEPENRFIQYLYNPTVEWYWECLLRPWFYRILAVVLSIFSVIVVWSECTFFSTTPVLSLFAVFIQLAEKTYNYIYIEIACFLSIFFLSICVYSTVFRIRVFNYYYLASHHQTDAYSLLFSGMLFCRLTPPLCLNFLGLTHMDSSISHKNTQPTAYTSIMGSMKVLSFIADGFYIYYPMLVVILCIATYFSLGTRCLNLLGFQQFMGDNDMTSDLVDEGKELIRRVI, from the exons ATGAGTGGTGCAGCTTTGGGACTCGagattgtttttgtcttttttctggcATTATTCTTGCTACATCGATATGGAGACTTTAAGAAACAGCATAGACTTGTAATTGTGGGAACACTGCTAGCTTGGTACCTCTGCTTTCTCATTGTCTTCATACTGCCTCTGGATGTTAGTACG ACAATATACAACAGGTGTAAACATGCTGCTGCAAACTCAAGCCCTCCTGAAAGTAGCAATGTTACAGGATTGTATGCTGCTGCCACCCCGGTTCCAAG CCAGCGTCCGTGTTTCAAGCCATGGAGTTACATTCCTGATGGAATCATGCCAATTTTTTGGAGGGTAGTATATTGGACATCACAGTTTTTAACATG GATTCTGTTACCTTTTATGCAGTCATATGCAAGATCAGGAGGGTTTTCTATCACTGGAAAGATCAAAACTGCACTGATTGAGAATGCAATCTATTATGGCACCTACTTGCTGATTTTTGgagcatttttaatttatgtagCTGTAAACCCACACTTGCACTTAGAATG GAACCAGCTTCAGACAATTGGGATAGCTGCCGCAAATACCTGGGGTCTGTTTCTGCTTGTGTTGTTGTTGGGGTATGGCTTGGTAGAAATTCCTCGGTCATACTGGAATGGAGCAAAAAGAGGTTATCTACtaatgaaaacttattttaagGCAGCTAAATTGATGACAGAGAAAGCAGATGCAGAAGAGACTTTAGAAGATGTCATGGAG GAGGTTCGTAAAGTAAATGAGAGCATCAAGTATAACCACCCACTGAGAAAATGTGTTGACACAATACttaaaaag TGCCCTGTAGAGTATCAGGAAAAAATGGGTAGGAACATGGATGATTATGAAGATTTTGATGAAAAGCATAATACCTATCCAAGTGAAAAAAGTCTGGTAAAACTACATAAACAG gtgATTTATTCAGTTCAGAGACATCGTCGAACTCAAGTACAATGGCAAATTCTTTTGGAACAAGCGTTTTATCTAGAAGATGttgcaaaaaatgaaactagTGCTACTTGTCAGTTTGTTCATACCTTTCAATCACCAGAGCCAGAAAATAGATTTATTCAATATCTTTATAATCCTACAGTTG aGTGGTACTGGGAATGTCTTTTGCGACCGTGGTTTTATAGGATACTTGCTGTGGTATTGTCCATCTTCTCCGTGATTGTTGTGTGGTCAGAGTGCACATTCTTTAGCACGACACCTGTCTTATCCCTCTTTGCAGTCTTCATACAGCTGGCTGAAAAAACATACAACTATATTTATATAGAG attGCTTGCTTCCTTTCCATCTTCTTCCTGAGCATCTGTGTTTATTCTACTGTGTTCAGGATTCGTGTATTTAACTATTATTACTTGGCTTCACATCACCAGACTGATGCTTACAGCCTTCTTTTCAGTGGCAT GTTATTTTGCCGTTTGACTCCTCCTTTATGTCTTAATTTCTTGGGACTGACCCATATGGATTCATCCATCTCTCACAAGAATACACAGCCAACTGCTTATACGTCT ATTATGGGTTCCATGAAAGTTTTATCCTTTATTGCAGATGGGTTCTATATATATTATCCTATGTTGGTGGTAATTCTCTGCATTGCTACTTATTTTAG CTTGGGAACTCGTTGTTTGAATCTACTTGGTTTCCAGCAGTTCATGGGAGATAATGATATGACATCAGACTTAGTTgatgaaggaaaagaattaaTCAGACGAG TAATTTAA